The genomic interval CCGTGAACGTATAGGAAGTATTAGGAGTAAGACCCGTAACGAGCTTCTCGGTAGCTGTGCCCGTTACTGTTGCAACGACATTTGAACCGACATAAATGCGGTAACCCGCGATGCCAGAAGCATCCGTTGAGGCGTTCCACATCAGTGTAAGTGAGTTTGAGCCAGGAGCTCCCATGACATGAAGTCCAGACGGGTTCGTTGGCGGAGTCGTGTCGTTCGGGATCTGAACCGTCGTTATTTGTACGCTATTGCTGGCTGGAGATCGATTACCGGAGGAATCAAACGCTTTGACGGTTAAGTTGTAGGTGGTTCCGGCAATCAAATTCGTCAGGTTGACATTTAATTGATTTCCCGGAACGGTTGCTATTGGCGAGGTGTTAGAGCCGGAATAGATCTCATAACCTGAGACACCATTATTGTCCGTTGAAGCTCCCCATGATAGTGAAGCTGTTGTTGTACCGACTGTACCTGCTGTAAGGTTCGTTGGAGTAGTTGGGGCAATGTTGTCTGAAGCGCCAAACTGAACATCAATTACGTTATACCAAGCGTTTGGTGTATCATAAATATCCCATACGGCAAGGATGATTTGATAACCAGTTCTCTCTGGTACACTACAGGTATGGGACAATGTTGCTGGAGGCTGTTGACCGTTCCCCTGTACCGTACAGAATGGTGTCAGATCAAGCTGTGCACGAGAAAGCGGGGCATTTGGAT from Paenibacillus sp. FSL K6-3182 carries:
- a CDS encoding lytic polysaccharide monooxygenase, whose translation is MMNQIHRSSSLKKRVLVACLGLLLLLTSMIAFVKPVSAHGYIDNPASRAIQCKNGLNTNCGAIIYEPQSLEGLKGFPAAGPADGKIASAGLAAFANLDQQTATRWNKVNISSGTNTFTWKFTARHATTSYRYFITKQDWNPNAPLSRAQLDLTPFCTVQGNGQQPPATLSHTCSVPERTGYQIILAVWDIYDTPNAWYNVIDVQFGASDNIAPTTPTNLTAGTVGTTTASLSWGASTDNNGVSGYEIYSGSNTSPIATVPGNQLNVNLTNLIAGTTYNLTVKAFDSSGNRSPASNSVQITTVQIPNDTTPPTNPSGLHVMGAPGSNSLTLMWNASTDASGIAGYRIYVGSNVVATVTGTATEKLVTGLTPNTSYTFTVRAIDPSQNESGNSNAVTATTAQGPSATPWAANTAYAANALVSYNGATYKCIQPHTSLAGWEPSNVPALWQLQP